TCTACGCGCTCGAGGGCCTGACGCATCTGCTGAAGACCATCAAGCTGGTGAAGGAGCGGTTGAATCCGGGCCTGGCAGTGATGGGAATTGTCTTGACAATGTTTGATGGTCGGACCAGCCTGGCCCTGCAAATACGCGAGGAAGTCCAGCGCTACTTCCCGGCGGAGATCTTCGAAACGGTCATCCCGCGCAACGTGCGGCTCACGGAGGCCCCGAGCCATGGCCGTCCCGTGATGCTGCACGATCTGCGCTCCAGTGGCTCGATCGCCTATCTCGAACTGACCAAGGAGGTGCTACGACATGAATAGACGCGGGCTCGGCAGGGGCCTGGATGCGCTGCTGGGAGCGACGTCGAGCACGGCGACGATCCCCGAGGGGTCGTCGTTGATGGAAATCCCGATCGATCAGATCGACGTCAACCCCCGGCAGCCGAGAAAGACGTTCGACCCGGGCTCCCTCGACGAGCTGGCGCGCTCGCTCAAGGCCACCGGGATGATCCAGCCTGTCGTCGTGCGGCGCGCCCCGGGCGGCCGCTGGCAGCTGATCGCCGGTGAGCGGCGATGGCGGGCCGCCGCCCAGGCCGGCCTGGAGCAG
This window of the Candidatus Methylomirabilota bacterium genome carries:
- a CDS encoding ParA family protein encodes the protein YALEGLTHLLKTIKLVKERLNPGLAVMGIVLTMFDGRTSLALQIREEVQRYFPAEIFETVIPRNVRLTEAPSHGRPVMLHDLRSSGSIAYLELTKEVLRHE